The window TGCTTGCCCAATTACTCGCCGTTCCTTAAGTGCTTATGTTGTTCTTCTTGGAGATTCCATTGTGTCTTGGAAGACGAAGAAACAACGCACAGTTTCTCGCTCGTCAGCTGAAGCCGAATACCGATCTATGGCTGACACTACCTGCGAACTAAAATGGCTCAAACGATTACTTTATCAGCTTGGATTTTCGCATAATCAACCAATGAAGATGTTCTGTGACAGTCAATCTGCGATTCATATTGCAAAGAATCCAGTCTTCCATGAAAGAACTAAACACGTCGAAAATGATTGCCACACAGTTCGTGACGCCGTACAAGCCAAGCTTCTTACTACTGAACATATCTCTACTAAGCATCAACCTGCGGATCTTCTGACCAAGGCTTTGCCTACCCCGACATTTGATTACTTGCTGTCCAAGTTGGGCATTCGGACACCTTCAGCGCCAACTTGAGGGAGAGTAATAGGATTAGGATAAATATAAAACCCTATATCTATGGGATTTAGAATATTCATGTGTTTCCTTTTCCTAGCTAGGTTATGCTTCATACGTTGTATATAAACACACCTTGGTTGATGAATAACATACACACTTCTATGATCTACTTCATTATAGAATttccattaatcatgctctaagagtATATACGACtataagaaaaatcaaaacgTGCAGTATAGTTATTGTTGTAATATATGACCTAACCAAAGTCATCATATGGTATCACTTACTCCCTTCCTGTTCGAAAAACCAATTAACGTCTCCATTGTGTATCAAAATCATTCTCAAGCTGATCCTTCTCACAAAGAGGCCTTTAAATATACTCATAACCTAAGTTTAGACGATATAAGACCAAATACAATGCAATCCAACTTGGTTCCATTTATTGGTTATAAAAAAGGACTAAACAATAGTTCAGGAAACAGTAGACAACGGTGGATGGAGTAAAGTAGGGATAACATTTCGCAAATACAAAGGTTGATACATGTAAATAGATAGATACGAGCATACGTACGTACATGTATCGAAGTTGTACGATATCCTCAAGTTGCACCGTGGTGGTAATTAGCCATCATAGATTGGCCTTGCTGTTGCTGCTCTAGTGGCTGCGGCGGTAGAGGCGGCTGCGAAGGCGACTGAGTTATTTGTTTGTTGTTGacccttttcctcttcttctcgtAGCTAACGCCACGTGATTTAGCTTGAAAATCTCTAATCTCCCTGAGGAAAATCCTGACTGAACGTGAGCCAAAAGGGCTAGTATCGGGAGCTCCACCGTTCTCCTCGTAGGCGGCACGGAGACGACCGATAAGAGCGTCAAGTGAGCCCCACGCTTGTCGGAGAGGACAAGGACATGGAGCCGGAGGGTTTGGGAGGCCAAAGAAGGCGCAGTTTTGGTGGTGGACTTTGGTTTTCCCGAACTGGTCAAGGTAACGCAAAAACTCGAGAACATGTGCGCCGCTACAAGACGGTGGAGAGAGCGGTGGACGATGGTTTCTAAGGTATTGGCAGAAAGTGTTCCAATCACGGCGTTTCTGGTTCTCGTAGCGGCTAGATGGAGGTGGAGAAGAAGCATGTTGTGTCGAGAGAGTTGTATTAGGGTTCTTATTATTATGATTTTGAGAGATCAGATCCATagctttaaaagaaaaatatatataaattagggTTGGAGAGATATCGTTTCTGGATTTGGAAAGATTTAGGGCAGcagaaattataattttaattagtaCTTTGTAGCTAAAATAGAGTGGATGGATTTAACTTCTTGGCTCgttaattacaaaataattaaaaagggagaagagagaggaCTTGGATACCTCCTTGTACTAGATGTTACAAAATGATGGTGATAGTGGATGTTGTGCAGAAGTGGTGAAGCAAAGAGGAACAACCTAATTAAGAGATGTTTATCTTGCTTCTTCTGAAGATGAAAGATATAAGTGGAAAAGAGATTTTTAAAAAGGGATCTCTTTCCTTTTCTACtattgttttgtgttttttttttctcctttctACCATACAGAGAGAAGATGGATATCAAaatgcatcagttgtccaaataTATAGCTGCATAAACATCATTGGGTCATTTATGGAGAGAGAGAAATAGATATAAGTCGTGAGACTGGTCATCAGAAATCATAAATTTTCCATTTAAGACACAAAAGGAAGAGAAATAGGAGAATAAGACCGGACCTAGTGTTTACACAGTGTGTAAAAAGATAACTCAACATGTAAGAGAGAGACGGAGACCAATGGGTCGGTCAACTGAAGAAGAGAGACACAAATCTTTTCTTGATTCTTATGtccatattttaaatatttcttattAATTGATTGATTCCGGACCAAAGTTCACATGTGGAATAATTGcttacattttttgtttaagcttcacatttattttctgaaaataactttttacattttttattacaACATATAATTTAGTGGTTTGTTACAACtaattatagatatatatatatatatatatatatttatactccTTCTATAGTTTAATTCTTTTGCATGTTGTATTTTGATTGGTAACTAATTTTACACATGTGTTCAAAAAGAGCATATTAAAACCCTCGAATATATATAGTTGCATTAAGGtaatttctctaaaatatatgatatggtTCGAAACTAATCGGTTACTAAACATAGGATTCAGTTCAAAAAGTATATATGTACCGAACTTGTAAATTTTTACTTATTCTATACACAGTTTTAGAAACGTCCGGTTTTATAACTTATTTTCCCACTCATGAAATCATGGTTAATATATTAAGATGGGGTTCTATGATTCATAGTTCAACCTTAAAtcctttcaaaaaaataaactgGCGCGCAAAACATCTTGATTTACTTGACTAATAAATTCGAAGCGCAGTTTGGTGGATAATCTTCAACTAAAAAATGAAATGCAAATGTGACTATTTCCAACGTGTTAATTAATAGCAAAACGTTTcgcattaatattttttgtatagaAGCTATTGAAATCGAAGAGCGAACTTCTGAAAATGACATAACAAAAGCATTAATAGATGATTCACTTACTTTGGCTGAATTTCCCTATAACTTTCTATTTCAGTTGAGGTAccagaaaacaaaattttggcTACATAGTATTGaactatatatacatacatatatatactcaATTATCAGGAACAATACTATTAGTGTCTAGCTTTTTTTGGGACATACTCTTAGTGTCTAGCTATTTATCAAGGATAAGATGTATTTATTGGGCAATATATGAATATACTTGCATATACATGATCCAGTTATGTATgaatattttatctttattgTATAAGTGGATATTTGCtgcaaaatcatattttttatagcAAGTCAGAAAAAATCAGATGGTCAAAAGTTATCCAAATTTGTTAGTAACctagtcatttttattttattgttagtAACCTATGGTTTACGAGTCTCCACGAATTtaacattaattttaaattacaacCTCTCGAATCAATAattggtgttttatacatcaaAGCTCAGTTGATGACCAAAAAAATACATCAAAGCTCATTTTACtgttaacatttttcttttCGTTTGTTGATGTCTCCGAATCTCCTCATTCTTGTTACATATCGAACAAATTAAATTATAGGAAAGTAAAGataaatacacatatatatggTTGGCTTACTGGCTAAACCTAGTCGTAGAATGATTAGATATCGACATGACGTGAATTGTATATAAaacctcttttttttgtttaaagtatataaaaccTTGGggttatttgtgaaataaccaataaaataaataaaattagttttatggggagagagtagagagagataggaagataTAAGGGGAGAGAGACTGTGCTTTTGGTTGtttagttaattttgtttttttcttagtcATTGGGTGCAATTTCCCTAAAACTAAAACCTTTTCATTCTTTGTTTTTAATCAAAAACTTGttttacaacaaaaaaagaaaacagaattTATTTATCTGTAATTATTTGTCTCTAAGATGTTTCCGGAGATGCTCGTGAAGACATACATGGTGGACTAATGAATATAAAGTAacagtgttccaaaaaaaaagtgttccaaaaaaaaaaaaagaatataaagtAACAACTTTTTGTTCATGTTGTTAATGACATCATTCAGTATTTCATCATCAATCAAACATTTCGAATTTATTAAAGAATGAGGTAAAAGTAGTAGTTACTTTCATGAAATGTTCAATAacttgaattataattaaaacataTGTTTATTGCTTGATAAAGGGTTTCAATTTGTAAAGCAAGAAAATAGATTCAAGTACTATGACATAGTCCAACACGTGAAATCAattcaaatcaagctttctCTTCTGGCACTGAGCTAAACAGTTtctgaaaattttgattaagaAGCAATTAGTCAGAGAATTACAAAGCGTGGTGGAAATGAAATATATCGAAGCACATAACAGAGTTTGAAAGCAAACTACCTCAAAACAAGAGAGCACATAATCCAAGTCGCTATCTGAGATTTGGTGGTGCAGAACAATCCTGAttctgtatatatattatatattatatacacagGAAATAAACTCAAAGTTATTCACCATAAACTCAAAGTTACCCATTGCTTTTTTTGAACAGAGACAGACTCAGACAAACCATAACAATATGTCGAACCAATAAGTAAATACAATTATAATTGTGTACCTGAATGTAGTTTGAGGTATGACAAACACACCGAGAACTTCCAAACTCTTACATGCGTCTTCAGCTCCAaacttaggatcttttggtagATCTACGTATATCTGCCAATAAAACTGTCTTATAacgaaaacgaaaaaaaaaacttaaaacattcGGCTTGAAAATTAAAGTACAATGAATACATTCTATGTTCATTTGTAAATCTGGTATATAAAGGATATACATGCCTAGTTTAGAAAATCTCGTAGAAAAAAACTATCATATTACAATGGAACTAGTTTTACTTACATTGCAAACCCCTAAAGTCTTGgttctactcttttttttttttttgaaacaatctTGGTTCTACTCTGAATCGTGAATTAGTTAACTAGCCTCACCGTTTATAGTTTTGGGTTAGAATAACCAGACACGGATATAATTAACCATTCATTTCATACACTTACGATGTTGGTTTCCACTGCCGCAACGTCTACTTTTAACCGTTCAATCCGGTTCAGCCCTTCTGGTAATGTAGGAAACCAAAAAACAATCGGTTAATACTCTCacaataaaatttaagtttTCGGTTAAGAAATAACTGGGGATCACCTGCCAAGATCTTGGCTTTCTTGTGGTCATCTTCGAGCTTGGCGACGTTTTCACGGAGAGCAACCAATGCGGCAGCACAGAGCACACCTATCTGTCTCATTCCTCCACCTAAGGTTTTCCTTAACCACCTTGCCTGCATGCAGTTAAACAAGTTAGTACTTGAACCGGAAATACAATTGCTACTTAACCATGGATCTCAATCTCATTAGCTACAACTTACTTTAGTGATGAAACTTTTGCTTCCCACGATTACCGAACCCACCGGTGCACCTATGCCTTTCGACAAACAAATCTAGTCACATCAAAGTGACCGGTTTAGAACTCCAGGGTATATTCAATACATTCTCTTACAAAGACAAAAAGGACCATGTGTTGAGCGACCAAAAAAACATTCCATAACGTTACGTAGCTCGGTTTTGAAGAACATTACCGAGACCGAATCAGCGGCTTGAACAATCCTCGTCACCGGTACTCCGAGTGCCTAaacaaaattgagaaaaatGAACTCGTAAACTTCAGAGCATTGTGCATTTGAGTGAAAAAGTTCAAGAAACacatataaaacaaattatataaagaaatgtttgTATACTAACAACAGAAGCATTGAAGAGACGAGCTCCATCGATGTGAAGCTTCAAGCCATGTTTCTTGGCTAACTCTCCGACCTTGTCTATGTATTCTATTGGCAAGCATCTACCACCACAACTGCATCAAGAAACTCCGGTTATATCTAACCATAATGCCTAAATTAATTATAGAATCAAACTGGTATTTCAGTTAAATACCGATCCACATTCTAACCATGACCGCAATAACCAACAAAATCTCC is drawn from Brassica rapa cultivar Chiifu-401-42 chromosome A05, CAAS_Brap_v3.01, whole genome shotgun sequence and contains these coding sequences:
- the LOC103848910 gene encoding probable low-specificity L-threonine aldolase 2, yielding MVTPVIRTVDLRSDTVTKPTESMRSAMANAEVDDDVLGNDPTAVILEREVAEIAGKEAAMFVPSGTMGNLISVLVHCDERGSEVILGDDSHIHIYENGGVSSLGGVHPRTVKNEEDGTMEISSIEAAVRSPKGDLHYPVTKLICLENTQANCGGRCLPIEYIDKVGELAKKHGLKLHIDGARLFNASVALGVPVTRIVQAADSVSICLSKGIGAPVGSVIVGSKSFITKARWLRKTLGGGMRQIGVLCAAALVALRENVAKLEDDHKKAKILAEGLNRIERLKVDVAAVETNIIYVDLPKDPKFGAEDACKSLEVLGVFVIPQTTFRIRIVLHHQISDSDLDYVLSCFEKLFSSVPEEKA
- the LOC103848911 gene encoding protein LIGHT-DEPENDENT SHORT HYPOCOTYLS 2 → MDLISQNHNNKNPNTTLSTQHASSPPPSSRYENQKRRDWNTFCQYLRNHRPPLSPPSCSGAHVLEFLRYLDQFGKTKVHHQNCAFFGLPNPPAPCPCPLRQAWGSLDALIGRLRAAYEENGGAPDTSPFGSRSVRIFLREIRDFQAKSRGVSYEKKRKRVNNKQITQSPSQPPLPPQPLEQQQQGQSMMANYHHGAT